The Christiangramia salexigens genome includes the window TAAAGAAGAAATTCTTGGTAAGGTTTCCAGAGAGATTCCTTCCATGATGAATTATCAAACCCATATTGATAAGGATAGCATGTTCAACACACCAGCTGTTTACGCTGTTTACGTTTCTATGCTCACCTTAAGATGGATAAAAAGCAAAGGTGGTCTTAAAGCCATGGAAAAACTAAATCATCAAAAAGCCGAACTCTTATATGCTGAGATTGATAGAAACCCATTATTTAAAGGATTTGCTGAAAAAGAAGACCGCTCCCCTATGAACGCAACCTTTAATCTGGTTAACGAGGCACATAAGGAGGTCTTTGATAAAATGTGGAAATCAGCAGGTGTAAATGGTCTTAATGGTCATCGCAGCGTAGGTGGCTACCGCGCATCTATGTATAACGCATTGCCTCTGGAAAGTGTACAGGTCGTGGTAGACCTAATGAAAGAATTAGAAGAAAAAGTTTAAGAGTACCCAAGAATCATAGCAAATGAATGTATTAGCAAATGACGGAATTTCGAAGAATGGAGAAGCAATTCTGAAAAACGCCGGTTATAACGTAATTGTAAAAAAAGTTGCTCAGGAGCAGTTAGCAGACTTCATCAACTCTAATAAAGTTGAAATACTTTTAGTTCGCAGTTCAACCAAGGTTAGAAAAGAACTGATAGAAAAATGTGCCGAATTAAAGCTAATTGGTCGTGGCGGTGTAGGATTGGATAATATAGATGTTGATTATGCCAAGAGCAAGGGGATAAAAGTGATTAATACTCCCACTGCTTCATCTGCCTCTGTTGCTGAACTAGTATTTGCTCATTTGTTTGGTGGAGTACGCTATTTACACCATTCAAACCGTAATATGCCTTTAGAAGGCGAAGCAAGGTTCAGAGACCTAAAAAGATCATATGCAGCCGGAGTTGAGCTACGAGGTAAAACACTTGGAATTGTTGGGTTTGGAAGAATTGGAAGAGAAGTAGCTAAGATCGCCCTTGGAATAGGTATGAAAGTGATCGCAAGCGATAAAGAAGTTGGAGAAGCCAGTATTGAGTTGGAGTTCTATAACCATCAGAGTATCACTATACCTATCAAGACCGAGCCGGTTGAGGAATTGATCAAACATTCCGATTTCATCAGCATCCATGTTCCTGCGCAAAATAAGCCAGTTATTGGCAAGAAAGAATTGGCAGAGATGAAAGATGGTGTAGGTATAATAAATACAGCCCGTGGAGGAGTAATAGATGAAGAGGCATTACTTGAAGCTCTGGATTCTGAAAAGGTATCTTTTGCTGCTTTAGATACCTATGAGAACGAGCCTAATCCGGCAATAAGGCTTTTAATGAATGAAAGTATTTCATTAACTCCACATATTGGTGGCGCTACTATAGAAGCTCAGGATAGAATAGGTATTGAGCTGGCAGAACAGATCATTTCAATATTTAACAAATAGTTTAATTAGAGATTCTCATCTTATTAATTACAAGTATTTTATACGTTAGTAGTTCTTGTTATTCATCGAATTTGGAGAGGAAAGTAAGGCAGGAATGATTTTTGAAGATAAATCTTAAAAGCAAGTTCATGAAAAATATCATTTATATAATTTTAATTAGTCTGTTTGTATATAGTTGCGGCTCATCTGGAAATAAGATTTTCTCTTCAGATAAATCAGCCAACACAAATAATGATACAGTAAGGATCGCCAACGACAGTCTGGAATATGAGATCATTATCATAGAACCCGGTTTTAATCTGTTTATAAACTCCAATGCGAAACCAAGAGGCTACTATTCCCAGAGCTATTTGGAAAATAAGAATCAAAACCTGGTTAGAGAATACAATCAAAGGGTGAATCAGCCTAATCGATATAACCCCAACCTTTATCTCAATGAGATCAATTATGAATATGGTACTGACTATGGTTACGAAGTAAACTATTTATTATATAATTATTTCGTGTATTTCAGCAGGCAGTATAATCAGAATTTTAGTGTGCCTACCAGAATTTGATTCTTTGCTCAAATCCGTATATTTGCATCATGAAGAAATTGAAAGATCGTTGGGGAATAGATTCTAACTGGCAGTTATTCATAATCCTACTCGTTTTTGCTATAACGGGTTCTACTGCTGCGAAACTTGCCAGTCCAATCACCGAATTGATTGGAATAAATCAACATAATTCTCATTGGAGTATCTACTGGACTCTAAGGATACTTTTAATTTTTCCAATTTATCAGGTTCTTTTGGTAAGTTTTGGATGGATATTCGGCCAGTTTCAGTTTTTCTGGGCATTCGAAAAAAAGATGTTGAGCAGATTTGGATTGTCTAAAATATTCAAAGAATAATTTGAAATTTCTCAAAGGCATATTTCTTGTTACCACGGCAATCCTGATATTACTTCCTTCTGCCGTTAGCTTTTCGCATGTTTTCGCCGGTCATGGTCATAAATTATGCGATAATTATGCTGAACATCATTACCATCAAAAATCTGCAGATTGTGATCTTCACAAATTTCAGAAGAACCCTGCACTTAGTTTAGAATTTACTGATTTTATACCTTCAGAGATTCAGTGTCAAAATAAGCCACTTTACAATTATTACGAATTTTTAAATGATTATCAAGCTCTTCCGTTTGATCTTCGCGGGCCACCTGCGATAATTGCTTAAACAATATCATTATTAAAGCAATTACACATTTCATTTAAAAGTACCAATGCGATACAAATTATTTTTAACACTGCTATTGGCAGTGAATACCCTATTATTTAGTCAAAATGATCTTAAGGGAAAGATCACGAATGCCCAAGATGGCACCCCTGTTTTTAGCGCTAACATTTATTTCCCTGAGCTAGAAAAAGGTACGATGAGCGACCTGAATGGAGAGTTTATTTTCAAAAATTTACCTGAAGGGAAATATAAATTAGTGATCTCTTCCATAGGTTATTCAAGCCTAACTAAGGAGGTCATAATTCCAGAAGATTATTTAGTGCTTAGCTTAAATCCTTCTGCCATAGAAATGGAAGAAGTCATGGTTTCTACTCCTTTTCATCAATTACAAAGTGAAAATGTAATGAAGGTGGAAAGGGAAAGTATCTCAGAATTAAACCGAAAGGGAGCCGTAAGTCTCTCAGATGGAATCACTCAGATCGCCGGGGTGGAAAGTCTCACAACGGGAGTTGGAATTGGAAAGCCCGTAATTAGAGGTCTTAGCTCTAACCGGGTTTTGGTCTATACTCAGGGAATTAGATTAGAAAACCAGCAATATGGAGATGAGCATGGCCTTGGGATTAGTTCCAAAGGTATTGGTAGTGTTGAAGTGATCAAAGGACCGGCATCATTATTATATGGGAGCGACGCCATTGGCGGTGTACTTTATTTGAATCCAGAAAGATATGCTTCTTCAAATTCTACCAATGCAGGAGCAGAATTTGATTACTTCAGCAATACAAGAGGATACCAGGGAAGTCTGGTTGCAAAGACCTCCGGAGAAAAATTTAAATTCCTTGCACGCGGAAGTTATGCAGCACACAGCGATTATAAAGCTGGAAATGAACAGCGAGTAACCAATACAAGGTTCAATGAAAAGGATCTTAAAACCGGAGTGGGTCTACAGCTGGAAAAATACAGAGCAGATCTGCGGTATAACTTCAACCGAAGTGAAATTGGGATCCCCGAAGAAATAGGTGCACAAACCACCGATAAAAATCCACTTCTGCCCTACCAAGAAATAGACAATCATGTTTTAAGTCTTGACAATAGGTTTTTTCTAAAATCGTCAAGTATAGATATGAAACTTGGGTATCAATTCAATGATCGCAAGGAGTTTGAAGAACATCATGAAGAGGAAGAAGAAGATCACGAAGAAGAAAGTCATACAGAAGCTGAAGAGGCACCAGCATTAGAAATGCACCTGAAAACTTTTAATTACAATATAAAATATAATTTTCCGGACCTTGGAAACTTTGAAACTATTGCAGGAGTTCAGGGGATGCATCAGACCAATGAAAACTTTGGTGAGGAAATTCTAATTCCGGATGCCAGAACTACAGATATCGGAGCTTTTGCCACTACCCATTATCATCTCAAAAACTGGGATTTCCAGGGAGGTTTAAGATTTGACAGGAGACATATTGAGACTGATTCATTTAGTACAGAAACCAATGAAAGCATCGCGGCATTAGATCGTGATTTTAATAGTGTGAATGGAGCTTTTGGTTTAAAATATCATTATGAACAAAAGATTATTGCACGACTAAATCTTGCCAGTGGCTTCAGAGCGCCAAATCTTTCAGAGCTTACCTCCGATGGTTCCCATTCGGGAGCAAACCGCTATGAAATTGGAAATCCGGAATTGAAAAATGAACAGAATTTTCAGGTGGACCTCGCTTTGGAATGGAGAAATCAACATTTTGAAGCCTATTTCAATGCATTTGATAATTCTGTAAAAGACTATATATTTTTAAAACCTGAAGGGGAACTAATAAATGAAGATCCGGTTTATAAATATGTGCAGGGGAACGCAAATTTATATGGTGGAGAAATAGGAATCCATATTCACCCTCATCCACTGGATTGGTTACATTTAGAAAGCAGTTTTGAAATGGTAAGGGGAAAGCTAACAAACGGTGAAGATCTACCACTAATACCTGCAAACTCCTTAACAAATACCTTTAGAGTCGAATTTCAGAAAGGAAAAATCTTTACAGATAAATACGCATTTGTGAGGCTAAAGAATGTCTTTGAGCAAAATAACCCGGGACTTTTTGAGACCAGAACTGCTGCTTATGGTCTTCTTGGAGCTGGCTTTGGTGGTAGTTTAAAACTTGAGGCTTCAAAACTGGAAATTTCGGCTAGTGCTAATAACATTCTGGATAGATCTTATATTTCTCACTTATCACGTCTTAAACCGGATGCGATACAAAATATTGGTAGAAATATTATGCTTTCTGTGTCCTGGAGTATATAAAAAAAGGCTGTCATTTCACTGGCAGCCCTTTCCAACTAATTAACTACAAACATTCTTAATAACTCTCAACTTCTATAACCTGGGGTTTTAACGGTGTTTTCTTCCATACATAAGTATATAGATACATCAGGGTAAAGGTTGGTATAACATCGGTACCCGGTAAGATCTCTTCAAGAAATACTAGAATAGATGCCACTCGTCCCTTTTTCCCGGGATACATTTCCTGCATTTTTTTTGCTGCATATGGGGCCCATAAAATATCAAGAAACGGACCTACAAATGGAATTGCAATTGTGGCCATACCTGCGAGGTCGTAGGCAAGCCCTTTTATAAATAATTTATTTTTGAATAATTTCATCCTATCAATTTTATACTAGTAAAATCAAATAGGATGCCAAAAAGCAATTATTTAAGATCTGAACTAATTAGTTTTAGAAATTCATTTCTAGTTTCAATTTCTTTGAACTGACCTCTAAAACCGGAAGTTGTAGTTGCAGAATTTTGTTTTTGGACACCGCGCATCATCATACACATATGCACAGCCTCAATAACTACAGCTACTCCACGAGGCTCTAAAGTTTTATTAAGACATTCCAGGATATCATGCGTAAGCCGCTCCTGTACTTGTAATCTACGGGAGAAAACATCTACAACTCTTGGTAATTTACTTAGTCCGATTATTTTCCCATTAGGAATATACGCGATGTGAGCTTTGCCAAAAAAAGGAAGCATATGGTGCTCACATAGAGAGTATAATTCTATATCCTTCACAACGACCATTTCGTCATAACTTTCCTTAAATACTGCTTTATTAAGTATCTTTTCAGCATCTAAATCGTAGCCCTGAGTAAGAAATTGCATCGCCTTTGCAGCTCGCTCCGGTGTTTTGATTAATCCTTCACGCTTCGGGTCTTCCCCTACTCCGTCAATGATCTCCTGAAAATTTCTTTTTAAATTCCCGGTGACCTCCTGATCGTATTCTTCAAAATATTTATAAGACATCTTAAGTGTTTGATTTTAGTTTTTCTGAAAATAACTTTTTCAATTTATCGATCTTGGGATCAATTATAAATTGACAATAAGGCTGTTGCCTGTGCTGATTGTAAAAATCCTGATGCTCCTTTTCTGCTTCATAAAATGCTGAAGCTTCTGTAACTTCGGTCACTATGGAGTTATCGAAAGCCTTTTGCTCTTGCAATTCTACTATGAGTCTTTTCGCCGTTTTTTCCTGCTCTGTATCATGATAAAATATCGCACTCCTGTATTGCGTTCCAACGTCATTTTGCTGCCTGTTCAAGGTTGTTGGATCATGCGTCGCAAAGAATACCAATAGCAATTCCTGATAACTAATAATGCTAGGATCAAAAACTATCTCAATAGCTTCTGCATGCCCGGTTCTGCCGGTTAATATTTCTCTGTATGCAGGATTTTTAATCGCACCACCGGTAAAGCCAGATCTCACCGCTTCCACTCCTTCCAGTCTCTGAAAAACTGCCTCAGTACACCAAAAACATCCTCCCGCCAGCGTAGCTTTTCTTTTATTCTCTTTAGTCATTTGAAGCGTTTATTATTTTGTTTATCAAATTTAATTTTTAAATAAACAAAATTACTATTGTTTAACTAGAATTTAATTATAATGTTGTGCTTTATTTAGAACAATAATATCTTTAGCAAGTTTTAATTCCCAAATCGTCATATTCAATGTTTCGAAGTCTTCTTATTCCACTGATGTTATTTATCAGCCTTATCAGTTATTCCCAAAACATTGAATCCCGAAAAACTTACACTACTACTAAAACAGAAATCGCTCCAAGAATAGATGGAGTCCTGACCGAAAAGGTTTGGCTGGAAGCCGATGAAGCAAAGGATTTTGTTATGGTAGAGCCCGGTGATGGTGATCCAATCCCAAAATCTCATGAAACTATAGTTAAAGTGCTTTATGATAATGAGGCCGTATATATTGCCGCATATATGATGGAAGATGAGCCTACCAAAATTATGAAACAATTTACCCAGCGTGATAATATGGGGCAGTCTGAATTTTTACTCGTAGATATCAATACTTATGATGATGGGGAAAATCAAACTAGATTTATAGTAACCGCAGCGGGAACCCAGGCAGATGCCAGAATAAGTGGCGAAAATGAGGATTACAACTATAATGTTGTATGGGAGTCGGCAGTATTTCAGGATGATGAAGGTTGGTATGTAGAAATGAAGATCCCATATTCGGCTTTAAGATTTCCCGATAAACCACAACAGGAATGGGGAATACAGTTTTTTAGGCAGATCACTCACCTTAATCAGAATTATGTCTGGAACTATATTGATAAATCTGTAGGACAAATTAGTCAGTATACCGGGCTATTAAAAGGGATTTCAAACATAGACCCACCCGTTAGATTGAGTTTATATCCCTATACCTCTGCAGCACTGGATATATATAATGGTGAATCTGAAGCTAATTTCAGTGCCGGATTGGATCTAAAATATGGGATCAATGATTCTTTCACTCTGGATATGACTCTGGTGCCTGATTTTGGGCAGACGGCCTACGATAATGTAGAATTAAACTTAGGTCCCTTTGAACAGGTATTTGGCGAGAATAGAGCTTTCTTTACTGAAGGGACTGAATTGTTTACTAAAGGAGATCTTTTTTATTCCAGGCGTGTAGGTAATTCTCCCATTGGTTTCAACGATGCACAACGCAGCAAACTGGAAAATGAAGAGATCCTGGATAATCCCGATAAAACAGACCTCATAAATGCGCTAAAGGTTTCGGGGAGAACTGATCGCGGCTTAGGGATTGGTTTTTTTAATTCTATCACTAACGAAACAAAAGCTGTTTACAGGGATACCATAACAGGAGAAACTCGTAGTAAAATAACCGAGCCATTCGCTAATTACAATATTTTCGTTTTAGATCAACGCTTCAACAAAAACTCTTCTTTAACCTTAATAAATACCAATGTGACCCGGAACGGTAATTTTAGGGACGCCAATGTTTCCGGTTTTCTTTTCGATGTTTATAATAAAGAGAACTCTTTCAACTTTAAAGGTCAGGCGAAAATGAGTAATATCAATCTGCCTGATCAAAATGTCACAGGTTTTGCTTCTTCCTTATCTATAGAGCGAACCAAAGGTAACTTCAGGTATGGTGTAGCCCACGAATTTGCGAATGAGACTTATGATATAAACGATCTGGGAATAAGCCAGATTAATAATTACAATAATTTTAATTGGGAAACTTCCTACCAGATCTTCGAGCCGCAGGGAAATCTGAATAAGTACCGCATACAGGTTTACGGCCAGCACCTTAGAAGATATGATCCAAATATAAGTGTGAATACTGGAGCAGGTGGTAGTGTTTTTATTGTAACCAGGGAACGCTTCGCTTATGGTGGATCATTTGAGGTGAATTCTGAATTTCGGGATTTCTTTGAACCCAGATCCCAGGACAGCTTTGTTCTTTATAGGGCAAATGCAGGTCTAAGCGCATGGATATCTACAGACTACAGAAAGAGGTTTGCATACGATCTAAGACTTTATTTTGAAAAATATCACCGGTCTTCCCGAAATTTTCTTAGTGTGAATTTTGAACCACGCTTCAGGTTCACCGACAAACTGGATATGATATTTGAGTTTGATTATGATCTTCAAAAAGACCGGCCAAGTTTTGTAACTAAAGATAATTCTGAGATCATTTTTGGGGTACGGGATTTAAAAAGTTTGGAGAACAGCCTTAAAGGGAATTATAATTTTAATACCAAACAGGCTATAAACCTAAGTTTCAGACATTTTTGGTCTACAGCTACTTTTTCTGATAATGAATACAGTGTGCTGGACAAAGATGGAAGGCTGATTCCTACTGAGTATAATATTAATGAACAGAACGACCCAAATGCTAATTTTAATATCTGGAATCTGGATTTAAGTTACAGATGGCAGTTCGCTCCGGGAAGTGAGGCGGTACTTTTATATAGGAACGCCATTTTTAACCGGGATAAACTCAGTTCACTGGGGTACAGAGATAGTTTGGAAAATCTTTTTGATATGCCCGCCAGGCACAATTTGAGTCTTCGCATTGTATACTTCATAGATTATAACCGTGTGAGACACTTATTCCAAAGTTAATCTTGGCGAATGCTTCTAATTTGGCTATTTTCGGGACTCTTATTTTTTAATAATGATCAACGCCAGAAATATTCATAAATATTACGGAGATCTGCATGTTTTAAAAGCAGTAGATCTGCATATACGAAAGAGTGAAATCGTATCTATCGTAGGGGCCTCTGGAGCAGGAAAAACCACACTTCTGCAGATACTTGGAACCCTGGACAGACCTGCTAAAAAACAAGATTCTCAATTGGAGATCAACGGTACCGATATTTATGGTCTCTCTTCCAGGGAACTTTCAAAATTCCGGAATAAACATATAGGTTTTATATTTCAGTTTCATCAGTTATTACCCGAATTTACTGCACTGGAAAATATTTGTATCCCTGCATTCATTCAGAAAACTCCAAGATCCAAGGCCGAGAAAAGAGCAAAAGAACTGCTTTCATTTTTAGGCTTAGAAAACAGAGCCTCCCACAAACCTGGAGAGCTGAGTGGTGGTGAACAACAAAGAATCGCCGTAGCCCGAAGTCTTATAAATAATCCAGCGGTTATTTTCGCAGATGAACCTTCTGGGAATCTTGATAGTGAATCGGCAGAAAACCTTCATAAATTGTTTTTCCAATTACGGGAAGAGTTTGAACAAACCTTTGTTATTGTAACACATAATGAAGAGCTCGCAGATATGGCCGACCGAAAATTAACCATGGTGGACGGCAAAATTGTCTAATTTAAACCTTAAGATCTTTGAATAAATCTGAATTAAAATCCTTTTTGGACTTTAAGGTTGTTCAATATAACACCCCCGAATTTATTGCGACAGATCCTATCCAGATCCCTCACCGCTTTTCCATAAAGGAAGATATAGAAATTTCTGGATTTCTTACCGCTACCATAGCCTGGGGTAACAGAAAAAGTATTCTAACCAATGCAGGAAAAATGATGGATCTCATGGACTCCAGCCCTTATGATTTTGTAATGAATCATGAAGAAAAGGATCTTGAAGAAATACAGAATTTTGTGCACCGCACCTTTAATTCAGGTGATCTGAGATACTTTATAAGATCTCTTCAAAACATTTATAAGAACCACAATGGCCTCGAATCCGTTTTTACTAAAAATGCCGATAAAGACTCCCTTCAACGAGCCATTCATGAATTCAAGTCACTGTTTTTCGAATTGCCGCATGAGAAAAGAACCGAAAAACATGTTAGCGATCCTTTAAAAAATTCTGCTGCTAAGAGAATCAACATGTTTCTAAGATGGATGGTAAGAAACGATAATACGGGTGTTGATTTCGGGATCTGGAAAAAGCTCTCGCCAGCTCAACTCTCATGCCCCCTGGATGTACATTCAGGAAAGGTTGCAAGAAAACTAAAGCTT containing:
- a CDS encoding TIGR02757 family protein is translated as MNKSELKSFLDFKVVQYNTPEFIATDPIQIPHRFSIKEDIEISGFLTATIAWGNRKSILTNAGKMMDLMDSSPYDFVMNHEEKDLEEIQNFVHRTFNSGDLRYFIRSLQNIYKNHNGLESVFTKNADKDSLQRAIHEFKSLFFELPHEKRTEKHVSDPLKNSAAKRINMFLRWMVRNDNTGVDFGIWKKLSPAQLSCPLDVHSGKVARKLKLLKRKANDATALNELDTNLRKLDPIDPVKYDFALFGLGVFEKGEF
- a CDS encoding DUF6146 family protein; translated protein: MKNIIYIILISLFVYSCGSSGNKIFSSDKSANTNNDTVRIANDSLEYEIIIIEPGFNLFINSNAKPRGYYSQSYLENKNQNLVREYNQRVNQPNRYNPNLYLNEINYEYGTDYGYEVNYLLYNYFVYFSRQYNQNFSVPTRI
- a CDS encoding DUF6787 family protein, whose product is MKKLKDRWGIDSNWQLFIILLVFAITGSTAAKLASPITELIGINQHNSHWSIYWTLRILLIFPIYQVLLVSFGWIFGQFQFFWAFEKKMLSRFGLSKIFKE
- the folE gene encoding GTP cyclohydrolase I FolE codes for the protein MSYKYFEEYDQEVTGNLKRNFQEIIDGVGEDPKREGLIKTPERAAKAMQFLTQGYDLDAEKILNKAVFKESYDEMVVVKDIELYSLCEHHMLPFFGKAHIAYIPNGKIIGLSKLPRVVDVFSRRLQVQERLTHDILECLNKTLEPRGVAVVIEAVHMCMMMRGVQKQNSATTTSGFRGQFKEIETRNEFLKLISSDLK
- the msrA gene encoding peptide-methionine (S)-S-oxide reductase MsrA gives rise to the protein MTKENKRKATLAGGCFWCTEAVFQRLEGVEAVRSGFTGGAIKNPAYREILTGRTGHAEAIEIVFDPSIISYQELLLVFFATHDPTTLNRQQNDVGTQYRSAIFYHDTEQEKTAKRLIVELQEQKAFDNSIVTEVTEASAFYEAEKEHQDFYNQHRQQPYCQFIIDPKIDKLKKLFSEKLKSNT
- a CDS encoding TonB-dependent receptor codes for the protein MRYKLFLTLLLAVNTLLFSQNDLKGKITNAQDGTPVFSANIYFPELEKGTMSDLNGEFIFKNLPEGKYKLVISSIGYSSLTKEVIIPEDYLVLSLNPSAIEMEEVMVSTPFHQLQSENVMKVERESISELNRKGAVSLSDGITQIAGVESLTTGVGIGKPVIRGLSSNRVLVYTQGIRLENQQYGDEHGLGISSKGIGSVEVIKGPASLLYGSDAIGGVLYLNPERYASSNSTNAGAEFDYFSNTRGYQGSLVAKTSGEKFKFLARGSYAAHSDYKAGNEQRVTNTRFNEKDLKTGVGLQLEKYRADLRYNFNRSEIGIPEEIGAQTTDKNPLLPYQEIDNHVLSLDNRFFLKSSSIDMKLGYQFNDRKEFEEHHEEEEEDHEEESHTEAEEAPALEMHLKTFNYNIKYNFPDLGNFETIAGVQGMHQTNENFGEEILIPDARTTDIGAFATTHYHLKNWDFQGGLRFDRRHIETDSFSTETNESIAALDRDFNSVNGAFGLKYHYEQKIIARLNLASGFRAPNLSELTSDGSHSGANRYEIGNPELKNEQNFQVDLALEWRNQHFEAYFNAFDNSVKDYIFLKPEGELINEDPVYKYVQGNANLYGGEIGIHIHPHPLDWLHLESSFEMVRGKLTNGEDLPLIPANSLTNTFRVEFQKGKIFTDKYAFVRLKNVFEQNNPGLFETRTAAYGLLGAGFGGSLKLEASKLEISASANNILDRSYISHLSRLKPDAIQNIGRNIMLSVSWSI
- a CDS encoding DUF5916 domain-containing protein; translated protein: MFRSLLIPLMLFISLISYSQNIESRKTYTTTKTEIAPRIDGVLTEKVWLEADEAKDFVMVEPGDGDPIPKSHETIVKVLYDNEAVYIAAYMMEDEPTKIMKQFTQRDNMGQSEFLLVDINTYDDGENQTRFIVTAAGTQADARISGENEDYNYNVVWESAVFQDDEGWYVEMKIPYSALRFPDKPQQEWGIQFFRQITHLNQNYVWNYIDKSVGQISQYTGLLKGISNIDPPVRLSLYPYTSAALDIYNGESEANFSAGLDLKYGINDSFTLDMTLVPDFGQTAYDNVELNLGPFEQVFGENRAFFTEGTELFTKGDLFYSRRVGNSPIGFNDAQRSKLENEEILDNPDKTDLINALKVSGRTDRGLGIGFFNSITNETKAVYRDTITGETRSKITEPFANYNIFVLDQRFNKNSSLTLINTNVTRNGNFRDANVSGFLFDVYNKENSFNFKGQAKMSNINLPDQNVTGFASSLSIERTKGNFRYGVAHEFANETYDINDLGISQINNYNNFNWETSYQIFEPQGNLNKYRIQVYGQHLRRYDPNISVNTGAGGSVFIVTRERFAYGGSFEVNSEFRDFFEPRSQDSFVLYRANAGLSAWISTDYRKRFAYDLRLYFEKYHRSSRNFLSVNFEPRFRFTDKLDMIFEFDYDLQKDRPSFVTKDNSEIIFGVRDLKSLENSLKGNYNFNTKQAINLSFRHFWSTATFSDNEYSVLDKDGRLIPTEYNINEQNDPNANFNIWNLDLSYRWQFAPGSEAVLLYRNAIFNRDKLSSLGYRDSLENLFDMPARHNLSLRIVYFIDYNRVRHLFQS
- a CDS encoding ABC transporter ATP-binding protein, coding for MINARNIHKYYGDLHVLKAVDLHIRKSEIVSIVGASGAGKTTLLQILGTLDRPAKKQDSQLEINGTDIYGLSSRELSKFRNKHIGFIFQFHQLLPEFTALENICIPAFIQKTPRSKAEKRAKELLSFLGLENRASHKPGELSGGEQQRIAVARSLINNPAVIFADEPSGNLDSESAENLHKLFFQLREEFEQTFVIVTHNEELADMADRKLTMVDGKIV
- a CDS encoding D-2-hydroxyacid dehydrogenase; this translates as MNVLANDGISKNGEAILKNAGYNVIVKKVAQEQLADFINSNKVEILLVRSSTKVRKELIEKCAELKLIGRGGVGLDNIDVDYAKSKGIKVINTPTASSASVAELVFAHLFGGVRYLHHSNRNMPLEGEARFRDLKRSYAAGVELRGKTLGIVGFGRIGREVAKIALGIGMKVIASDKEVGEASIELEFYNHQSITIPIKTEPVEELIKHSDFISIHVPAQNKPVIGKKELAEMKDGVGIINTARGGVIDEEALLEALDSEKVSFAALDTYENEPNPAIRLLMNESISLTPHIGGATIEAQDRIGIELAEQIISIFNK